A genomic region of Oncorhynchus mykiss isolate Arlee chromosome 4, USDA_OmykA_1.1, whole genome shotgun sequence contains the following coding sequences:
- the xkr6b gene encoding XK-related protein 6, with amino-acid sequence MIQRNRAETLQCKKNRGSTGLCVGLNIFLSLSLHVSSVRYIRTMYLGIQSHRRKENQRRFYWAMMYEYADVNMLRLLETFLESAPQLVLQLCIMIQRNRAETLQCMSVLASLLSLSWVLASYHKLLRDSRDDKKSLSYRGALVHLFWRLFTISSRVLSFALFASVFHLYFGIFVVLHWCAMAFWVIHGGTDFCMSKWEEVLFNMVVGVVYVFCWFNVREGRTRYRMVTYYTVVLLENAVLTALWYAYRDPATTDAYAGSALCSVFLCFASGVACMVLYYGVLHPMGPGLRVLASSCCAELLWGLPLPPEAEPMAPTPGPRGSQATPTRAMAGDYEGEYEAATDTCLPVFQVRSTEPVDAAGRPIRPEGPLIKIDMPRKRYPAWDAHFVDRRLRRTINVLQYISPNAVGIRYRDGPLLYELLQYESSL; translated from the exons ATGATCCAGAGAAACCGGGCCGAGACCCTGCAATGTAAGAAGAATAGGGGTTCCACAGGGCTCTGTGTTGGGTtaaatatctttctctctctttctctccacgtCTCCTCTGTCAGGTACATCCGTACCATGTACCTGGGCATCCAGAGTCATCGTCGGAAGGAGAACCAGAGGCGGTTCTACTGGGCCATGATGTATGAGTACGCTGACGTCAACATGCTGCGTCTGCTGGAGACCTTCCTGGAGTCAGCTCCTCAGCTGGTCCTGCAGCTCTGTATCATGATCCAGAGGAACCGGGCCGAGACCCTGCAAT gtaTGTCTGTGCTTgcctctctgctgtctctgtcctggGTGCTGGCCTCCTATCACAAGCTCCTGCGTGACTCCCGTGACGACAAGAAGAGTCTGAGCTACCGTGGGGCCCTGGTACACCTGTTCTGGCGTCTCTTCACCATCTCTTCCCGGGTCCTCTCCTTCGCCCTGTTCGCCTCCGTGTTCCATCTCTACTTCGGCATCTTCGTGGTGCTGCACTGGTGCGCCATGGCCTTCTGGGTAATCCACGGTGGCACCGACTTCTGCATGTCCAAGTGGGAGGAAGTCCTGTTTAACATGGTTGTGGGTGTGGTCTATGTGTTCTGCTGGTTCAACGTGAGAGAGGGTCGGACGCGCTACCGTATGGTCACCTACTACACCGTGGTGCTACTGGAGAACGCCGTGCTCACCGCTCTCTGGTACGCCTACCGCGACCCCGCCACCACCGACGCCTACGCCGGCTCCGCCCTCTGCAGCGTCTTCCTGTGCTTCGCCTCGGGCGTGGCCTGCATGGTGCTGTATTACGGGGTGCTGCACCCCATGGGCCCAGGGCTCCGGGTCCTGGCCTCCTCCTGCTGCGCTGAACTGCTGTGGGGGCTCCCCCTGCCCCCTGAGGCCGAACCCATGGCCCCCACCCCGGGTCCCAGAGGCTCCCAGGCCACCCCGACACGGGCCATGGCAGGGGACTATGAAGGAGAGTATGAAGCGGCTACAGACACCTGTCTGCCTGTGTTCCAGGTGAGGTCCACAGAACCGGTGGACGCGGCCGGGAGACCCATCCGGCCAGAGGGGCCCCTCATCAAGATAGACATGCCCAGAAAGCGCTACCCGGCCTGGGACGCACACTTTGTGGACCGGCGACTGCGCAGGACCATAAACGTACTGCAGTACATCAGCCCCAACGCGGTGGGCATCAGGTATAGGGATGGACCGCTTCTCTATGAGTTACTGCAGTACGAGTCCTCTCTCTGA